One genomic segment of Mytilus galloprovincialis chromosome 5, xbMytGall1.hap1.1, whole genome shotgun sequence includes these proteins:
- the LOC143074069 gene encoding carbohydrate sulfotransferase 11-like, whose translation MCAGCINRMKEKIIGIAIACFIFCSFILYRNEFQGKPILLLPNGSNAATLLDENLDDEQYNSTLKERINHLKQFCKYHPNLYPNRKLVHQPLIDEILRVKYCWIEKVGSSFMKNFFRHFQNYTLARNTTLNRQSEYGRTDKDINQQQHKGDNYTRIMIVRDPFERLLSGYIDKFFLPSPIFWKKRGGYIIKQFRPNSSVKEQSCGHNVTFLEFIQYVVHVSTREKNMEEPHFTPMHTHCKPCLIHYDYVWKLETIMQDFKHTIKQLINRKELHIDGFDFRMDKEHLSSDVISRIAFMFERRYAIEKCITFYEACLRTWRGFQMRGVIDKNHKFPLISLPENFNVTMYKDLVMKSSNSKTSKSKVKYQKKEVFLESYSLLPVELLKQLEGSVTKIDSEMFNYRTSLWILLQDYKRDNFSYFDFL comes from the exons ATGTGCGCCGGTTGTATCAACCGAATGAAGGAAAAAATAATTGGAATAGCAATCGCCTGcttcattttttgttcatttattctGTATAGAAATGAATTCCAAG GAAAACCAATACTTCTGTTACCGAATGGTTCTAATGCAGCAACACTGTTGGATGAG AACCTTGACGATGAACAATACAACTCTACGCTAAAGGAACGGATCAACCATTTAAAACAGTTTTGTAAATATCATCCCAATTTATATCCAAACAGAAAGCTTGTACACCAACCTCTTATTGACGAAATATTGCGTGTAAAATACTGTTGGATAGAAAAAGTTGGTTCATCATTCATGAAAAATTTCTttagacattttcaaaattatacaCTTGCGAGGAATACAACACTTAACCGTCAGTCAGAGTATGGTAGGACTGACAAAGACATAAATCAACAGCAACACAAGGGAGATAACTATACAAGGATAATGATAGTGCGAGATCCTTTCGAAAGACTTTTATCTGGATACATAGATAAGTTTTTCTTGCCAAGTCCAATATTTTGGAAAAAGAGAGGAGggtatattataaaacaatttagaCCTAATTCGTCAGTGAAGGAACAGTCATGTGGACACAATGTTACGTTCTTAGAATTTATTCAGTATGTCGTCCATGTTAGTACTCGAGAAAAGAACATGGAGGAACCACACTTTACGCCAATGCACACACACTGTAAACCTTGTCTGATCCATTACGATTACGTATGGAAACTTGAAACGATAATGCAGGATTTTAAACATACTATCAAGCAGCTTATAAATAGGAAAGAACTCCATATCGATGGTTTCGATTTCCGAATGGACAAAGAACATTTATCTTCGGATGTTATCTCTAGAATTGCGTTTATGTTCGAACGGAGATACGCCATTGAAAAATGTATAACCTTCTATGAAGCTTGTCTGAGAACTTGGCGAGGATTTCAAATGAGAGGGGTAATTGATAAAAACCATAAGTTCCCTCTTATTTCACTTCCGGAAAATTTCAATGTTACGATGTACAAAGATCTTGTTATGAAATCGTCAAATTCGAAAACATCCAAGTCAAAGGTCAAATATCAGAAAAAGGAAGTATTTCTAGAGTCATATAGTCTGCTGCCTGTGGAACTTTTAAAACAACTAGAAGGATCAGTTACTAAGATTGATAGTGAAATGTTCAACTATAGAACTAGTTTGTGGATATTGTTGCAGGATTATAAAAGAGATAATTTTagttattttgactttttatag